One bacterium BMS3Abin14 DNA segment encodes these proteins:
- a CDS encoding putative NUDIX hydrolase — protein sequence MLEKIQNLFSNYRPDSAGTKSLSLQYRAAVLVPLYVVDEEMGIVLIRRSDEIGLHRGQMGFPGGMVDPGDNGDLRGTALREAEEELRIDPAHVRIMGKMSDRNTVVSGILVTPFVGIIPFPYNFTPDPGEIQGVHTTGLNALIRTSKKAEGAFDLPPPVYLLDGQPVWGLTARIITDLAGVLRPVL from the coding sequence ATGTTGGAAAAAATTCAAAACCTGTTTTCAAATTACAGGCCAGACAGTGCCGGGACGAAAAGTCTGTCCCTGCAGTACCGGGCAGCGGTTCTGGTGCCCCTTTACGTGGTGGATGAGGAGATGGGGATTGTCCTCATCCGAAGATCGGATGAGATCGGACTCCACAGGGGGCAGATGGGATTTCCCGGCGGCATGGTGGATCCGGGAGACAACGGGGACCTGCGCGGCACAGCGCTGAGGGAGGCCGAGGAGGAGCTGCGCATTGATCCGGCCCACGTCAGGATAATGGGAAAAATGAGCGACAGGAACACAGTGGTATCCGGCATCCTTGTGACGCCCTTCGTCGGCATCATCCCCTTTCCATACAACTTTACTCCCGACCCCGGGGAGATTCAGGGCGTTCACACCACGGGCCTTAACGCCCTGATCCGTACCTCCAAAAAGGCGGAAGGAGCCTTTGATCTTCCCCCTCCTGTTTATCTTCTTGACGGACAGCCTGTCTGGGGCCTGACCGCCAGGATCATCACCGATCTGGCCGGGGTTCTGCGGCCGGTACTGTAA
- a CDS encoding tol-pal system protein YbgF, whose product MTCGKTTIFTMALIAIIAIGAPARLLAGPVEDAKKLQESGDYQAAYDILSAAGKDLDHRLDRNTSSIKGQISALGRVNNTDEMRRIKAKNDQLLAERKNIRARQTKVNNALEEISSTMEYLPYKEKDTMEAYSQFIKKHPDSPFGSAAESRMRDLQFAPYKKSGAPDGLQEFIARYPENPHVPEAQKILGEAIFESYKNKGTPEAMDEYLSKYPDSTHTAEAKVLLVSFQYEPYKQRDTTEGYSEFLSKYPDNPNTDEARARMEELQFAPYKEMNTVEGYQEFIARYPNNPFFDEAKKSLDDLQYQPYQERNTAEQYAVFLKKYPDNLHAGGAKTRMDELQYEPFKEMNTIDGYEEFIASYPENTHVEEATFVIEDLEYAPFEEDGSRKALEDFIENFPTNRHVQDARTALQGLEAAQPAPAGTTQ is encoded by the coding sequence ATGACATGCGGGAAGACAACGATTTTTACCATGGCGCTTATCGCTATTATTGCGATAGGTGCACCAGCGAGACTTTTGGCCGGCCCGGTGGAAGATGCGAAAAAACTTCAGGAATCTGGAGACTACCAGGCCGCCTACGATATTTTATCCGCTGCCGGGAAAGATCTGGACCACAGGCTTGACAGGAACACGTCTTCCATAAAGGGGCAGATCTCCGCGCTGGGTCGTGTCAATAACACCGATGAGATGCGGAGGATCAAGGCAAAAAACGACCAGCTTCTTGCCGAGAGAAAGAACATCAGGGCTCGGCAGACAAAGGTCAACAATGCCCTGGAAGAGATAAGCAGCACCATGGAGTACCTCCCGTACAAGGAGAAGGACACCATGGAGGCCTATTCGCAGTTCATCAAAAAACACCCCGACAGCCCTTTTGGCAGCGCGGCTGAGAGCAGAATGAGAGATCTGCAGTTCGCGCCATACAAGAAATCCGGAGCCCCTGATGGACTTCAGGAGTTTATCGCCAGGTACCCCGAAAACCCACACGTCCCGGAGGCCCAGAAAATATTGGGTGAAGCAATTTTTGAGTCCTACAAGAATAAGGGCACCCCGGAAGCCATGGATGAATACCTGAGCAAATACCCTGACAGCACGCACACGGCCGAGGCGAAAGTACTTCTTGTCAGCTTCCAATATGAGCCGTACAAGCAAAGGGATACAACCGAAGGGTACTCTGAATTTTTGTCCAAGTATCCCGACAATCCCAACACCGATGAAGCAAGGGCCCGGATGGAAGAACTACAGTTCGCTCCATATAAAGAGATGAACACGGTTGAAGGATATCAGGAGTTTATCGCACGATACCCCAACAATCCTTTTTTCGATGAAGCCAAAAAAAGCCTCGATGATCTTCAATATCAACCGTATCAGGAGCGGAACACCGCGGAACAGTACGCCGTGTTCCTGAAAAAATATCCAGACAACCTGCATGCCGGGGGTGCGAAGACGCGGATGGACGAACTGCAATATGAACCGTTCAAGGAGATGAACACCATTGACGGATACGAAGAATTCATTGCGAGCTATCCTGAGAATACGCACGTTGAGGAAGCCACTTTTGTTATTGAGGATCTGGAATATGCACCCTTTGAGGAGGATGGTTCCAGAAAAGCGTTGGAGGATTTTATCGAAAATTTTCCGACCAATCGCCATGTTCAGGATGCACGCACCGCTTTGCAGGGCCTGGAGGCAGCACAGCCCGCCCCGGCCGGGACAACTCAATAG